In a single window of the Streptomyces cinnabarinus genome:
- a CDS encoding ABC transporter substrate-binding protein: MRSARIRRARRTVAATLVSALTLTALAACGTSSNDSDDESGNNASADPSAPLDPKTKVTITIDCMPPTAKAAELKEWKEDVAEFNKTYPNVTIEGRSTPGQCLEPPRFTAMLKAKSQPDVFYTYFTDLPQVLDHDGAEDITAYVNDQTVPLLKDIDPNVLGSLQHEGKLYGLPTSNYTMGLLINRKLFKEAGLDPDNPPRTWEEVRTAAKKIADLGDGIAGFGEYSAGNTGGWHFTAQMYSVGGDVVDAGGKKAAFNTDLGKQVAENLHAMRWEDDSMGKTQLLKWGDLQKQIATDKLGMFLAAPDDIAYMVQQLGAKYENFGMGPIPGGKSTLAGGNNYMIKEGISSDKIKAAIAWLNFKNLTVGKGQFEWERTKADKLPVGVPQPNFWLNESKTKDDAARAEHATMPVANFKTFMDNPVAGKAEPPKAQEVYKILDNVMSGILTNKDADIDKLLDTAESQVNQVLANQ, from the coding sequence ATGAGAAGTGCCCGGATCCGCCGTGCCCGCCGCACAGTTGCGGCCACTCTCGTTTCCGCGCTCACGCTGACCGCACTCGCCGCCTGCGGCACCAGCAGTAACGACAGCGACGACGAATCCGGGAACAACGCCTCGGCTGACCCGTCCGCGCCTCTGGACCCGAAGACGAAGGTGACCATCACCATCGACTGCATGCCCCCCACGGCGAAGGCGGCAGAGCTCAAGGAGTGGAAGGAGGACGTCGCCGAGTTCAACAAGACCTACCCGAACGTCACGATCGAGGGCCGGTCCACTCCCGGTCAGTGCCTGGAGCCGCCGCGGTTCACCGCCATGCTCAAGGCGAAGTCGCAGCCGGACGTCTTCTACACCTACTTCACCGACCTGCCGCAGGTGCTCGACCACGACGGCGCGGAGGACATCACCGCTTACGTCAATGACCAGACCGTGCCCCTGCTCAAGGACATCGACCCGAACGTCCTGGGCTCGCTCCAGCACGAGGGCAAGCTCTACGGCCTGCCCACCAGCAACTACACGATGGGCCTGCTCATCAACCGCAAGCTGTTCAAGGAGGCCGGCCTCGACCCGGACAACCCCCCGCGCACCTGGGAGGAGGTCCGCACCGCGGCCAAGAAGATCGCCGACCTCGGCGACGGCATCGCCGGGTTCGGCGAGTACAGCGCGGGCAACACCGGCGGCTGGCACTTCACCGCGCAGATGTACAGCGTCGGCGGCGACGTGGTGGACGCCGGCGGCAAGAAGGCCGCGTTCAACACCGACCTCGGCAAGCAGGTCGCCGAGAACCTCCACGCCATGCGCTGGGAGGACGACAGCATGGGCAAGACCCAGCTGCTGAAGTGGGGCGACCTGCAGAAGCAGATCGCCACCGACAAGCTGGGCATGTTCCTCGCCGCCCCCGATGACATCGCCTACATGGTCCAGCAACTCGGCGCCAAGTACGAGAACTTCGGCATGGGCCCGATACCCGGTGGCAAGAGCACCCTGGCCGGCGGCAACAACTACATGATCAAGGAGGGCATCTCCTCCGACAAGATCAAGGCCGCCATAGCCTGGCTGAACTTCAAGAACCTCACCGTCGGCAAGGGCCAGTTCGAGTGGGAGCGCACCAAGGCCGACAAGCTCCCCGTCGGCGTTCCGCAGCCCAACTTCTGGCTGAACGAGTCGAAGACCAAGGACGACGCCGCGCGCGCCGAGCACGCCACCATGCCGGTCGCCAACTTCAAGACGTTCATGGACAACCCCGTCGCCGGCAAGGCCGAACCGCCGAAGGCGCAGGAGGTCTACAAGATCCTCGACAACGTCATGTCCGGCATCCTCACCAACAAGGACGCCGACATCGACAAGCTCCTCGACACCGCGGAGTCACAGGTCAACCAGGTCCTGGCCAACCAGTGA
- a CDS encoding discoidin domain-containing protein — MRTQHWRSRSLCAVIVTSLLALGTTTLSASAAGGPNIALGDPATASGTHTGYGAANVTDGNQATYWEGAGSALPQWVQTDLGTTTRVDEVVLKLPASWESRNQTLSIQGSSDGTSFSTLKTSATYSFDPGAANTVTVAFPASQTRYVRVNITANTGWQAAQLSELEVHAADGSSGNLASGKTLTASGSQSGYGTANANDGDKATYWESTNNALPQWLQADLGSSLSIDRVVLRPPDGWGGRSQTLKVQGSTNGTTFTDLTASQAYPFNTANGQSTSITFNPTTTRYVRILVTANTEHPAAQISELEIYGPATGDTQPPTAPANLAYTQPGTGQIRLTWTASSDNTGVTGYDIYANGELLTTVDGDVTTFTDNRPASQTVSYRVRAKDAAGNQSGDSNTVTRIGESGDTQAPTAPTNLQYTEPAANQIRLTWTASSDNTGVTGYDIYANNTLRESVAGNVTTFTDTQPASATVTYQVRAKDAAGNVSGPSNSVTRNGSSGGSNLAIGKPIEGSSTTQTFVATNANDNNVATYWESAGFPSTLTTKLDANADITSVVVKLNPDAAWGARTQNIQVLGREQSASAYTSLVAARDYSFSPSSGANTVTIPVTARVADVQLRFTSNTGAPGAQVAELQVIGAPAPNPDLVVTGLTTAPASPVETDGITVSAVVRNDGTAAAAASSVALRLGGTKVASADVGALAAGAQTTVSASIGARDAGTYQLSAVADDGERVIEQNESNNTYTRPTSLVVRPVDSSDLVVSSVATSPSSPSAGQNVSFKVTLKNQGTVASAGGSHGLTLSLVNSSGNTVKTLTGAYSGAIGAGDTASAVDLGPWTAANGSYTVKVTVADDANEVPVKRENNSTSQPLFVGRGANMPYDMYEAEDGAVGGGAAVVGPNRTVGDIAGEASGRKAVNLDATGEYVEFTTRASTNTLVTRFSIPDAAGGGGINSTINVYVDGAFKKAMPLTSKYAWLYGAEASPGNSPSAGGPRHIYDEANIFLDETVPAGSKIRLQKDAANTSTYAIDFINTEQVAAVPNPDPARYVVPAGFTHQAVQNALDQARMNTAYEGVYLPPGTYETSSKFQVYGKAVKVIGAGPWYTRFHAPAAQENTDVGFRADNTAQGSVFQGFAYFGNYTSRIDGPGKVFDFANVANITIDNIWNEHMVCLYWGANSDRITIENSRIRNMFADGVNMTNGSTDNHVTNNDARATGDDSFALFSAIDAGGADMLNNVYENLTTTLTWRAAGIAVYGGYRNTFRNIHIADTLVYSGITISSLDFGYPMNGFGTEPTTFENISIVRAGGHFWGNQTFPGIWLFSASKVFQGIRVSNVDIVDPTYSGIMFQTNYVGGQPQFPIKDTVLTDISITGARKSGDAYDAKSGFGLWANEMPEAGQGPAVGEVTFNGLTMSNNAVDIRNTTSTFRIINNP; from the coding sequence ATGAGAACCCAGCACTGGAGATCGCGGAGCCTGTGCGCCGTGATCGTGACCAGCCTCCTGGCCTTGGGCACCACGACACTGTCGGCCTCCGCCGCCGGAGGCCCCAACATCGCCCTGGGCGACCCCGCGACAGCCAGCGGCACACACACCGGCTACGGCGCCGCCAATGTGACGGACGGCAACCAGGCCACCTACTGGGAAGGTGCGGGCTCCGCCCTGCCCCAGTGGGTCCAGACCGACCTCGGCACCACCACCCGGGTGGACGAGGTCGTCCTGAAGCTGCCCGCCTCCTGGGAGAGCCGGAACCAGACCCTGTCCATCCAGGGCAGCAGCGACGGCACGAGCTTCTCCACCCTGAAGACGTCCGCCACTTACTCCTTCGACCCCGGCGCCGCCAACACCGTCACCGTCGCCTTCCCGGCCTCCCAGACCCGCTACGTACGGGTCAACATCACGGCCAACACCGGCTGGCAGGCCGCCCAGCTCTCCGAACTCGAAGTGCACGCCGCCGACGGTTCGAGCGGCAACCTCGCTTCCGGCAAGACCCTGACGGCCAGCGGCAGCCAGAGCGGCTACGGCACCGCCAACGCCAACGACGGCGACAAGGCGACGTACTGGGAGAGCACCAACAACGCCTTGCCCCAGTGGCTCCAGGCCGACCTCGGCTCCAGCCTGAGCATCGACCGCGTCGTGCTCCGCCCGCCCGACGGATGGGGCGGGCGCAGCCAGACGCTCAAGGTCCAGGGCAGCACCAACGGAACCACCTTCACCGACCTGACCGCGTCCCAGGCGTACCCCTTCAACACCGCGAACGGGCAGTCGACGTCGATCACCTTCAACCCCACGACCACGCGGTACGTGAGGATCCTGGTCACCGCCAACACCGAGCACCCGGCGGCGCAGATCTCCGAACTGGAGATCTACGGACCCGCCACCGGCGACACCCAGCCGCCCACCGCGCCCGCCAACCTGGCCTACACACAGCCGGGCACGGGCCAGATCAGGCTCACGTGGACGGCGTCGAGCGACAACACCGGTGTCACCGGCTACGACATCTACGCCAACGGTGAGCTGCTCACCACCGTCGACGGTGACGTGACCACCTTCACCGACAACCGCCCGGCGAGCCAGACCGTCTCCTACCGGGTGCGCGCGAAGGACGCCGCCGGCAACCAGTCGGGGGACAGCAACACCGTCACCCGTATCGGCGAGTCCGGAGACACCCAGGCGCCCACGGCGCCGACGAACCTCCAGTACACCGAGCCCGCGGCGAACCAGATCAGGCTCACCTGGACGGCGTCGAGCGACAACACCGGGGTGACCGGCTACGACATCTACGCCAACAACACCCTGCGGGAGAGCGTGGCAGGAAACGTCACCACGTTCACCGACACCCAGCCGGCCTCGGCGACGGTGACCTACCAGGTGCGTGCCAAGGACGCCGCGGGCAATGTGTCCGGGCCGAGCAACTCCGTCACCCGAAACGGCAGTTCCGGTGGTTCGAACCTGGCGATCGGCAAGCCCATCGAGGGCTCTTCCACCACCCAGACGTTCGTGGCGACCAACGCCAACGACAACAACGTCGCCACCTACTGGGAGTCGGCCGGTTTCCCCTCGACGCTGACGACGAAGCTGGACGCCAACGCCGACATCACCAGCGTCGTGGTCAAGCTCAACCCGGACGCGGCCTGGGGAGCCCGGACGCAGAACATCCAGGTCCTCGGGCGTGAGCAGAGCGCCTCGGCGTACACCAGCCTTGTCGCGGCCCGCGACTACTCCTTCAGCCCGTCCTCGGGCGCGAACACGGTCACCATCCCGGTCACCGCGCGCGTCGCCGATGTCCAGCTCCGTTTCACCTCCAACACCGGCGCGCCCGGTGCGCAGGTCGCGGAGTTGCAGGTCATCGGAGCCCCGGCCCCGAACCCCGACCTCGTGGTCACCGGCCTGACGACCGCTCCGGCCTCGCCGGTGGAGACCGACGGGATCACTGTTTCGGCGGTCGTCCGCAACGACGGCACCGCCGCCGCGGCCGCCAGCAGTGTCGCGCTGCGGCTGGGCGGCACGAAGGTGGCCTCGGCCGATGTCGGCGCGCTCGCCGCGGGTGCGCAGACCACGGTCAGCGCCTCCATCGGGGCCCGTGACGCGGGCACCTACCAGCTGAGCGCGGTCGCCGACGACGGCGAGCGGGTCATCGAGCAGAACGAGAGCAACAACACCTACACCCGCCCCACCTCCCTGGTGGTGCGGCCGGTGGACAGCTCCGACCTGGTCGTCTCCTCCGTGGCGACCTCGCCCTCCAGCCCCTCGGCCGGGCAGAACGTGTCGTTCAAGGTCACCCTGAAGAACCAGGGAACGGTGGCGTCCGCGGGCGGCAGCCACGGCCTGACCCTGTCGCTGGTCAACTCCTCCGGAAACACCGTCAAGACCCTCACCGGTGCCTACAGCGGCGCCATCGGCGCGGGTGACACGGCCTCCGCCGTGGACCTGGGACCGTGGACCGCGGCCAACGGCTCCTACACGGTCAAGGTCACCGTCGCAGACGACGCCAACGAGGTCCCCGTCAAGCGGGAGAACAACAGCACCTCTCAGCCCCTGTTCGTCGGCCGCGGCGCCAACATGCCGTACGACATGTACGAGGCGGAGGACGGTGCCGTGGGCGGTGGCGCGGCGGTCGTCGGGCCCAACCGCACCGTCGGTGACATCGCGGGCGAGGCCTCGGGCCGCAAGGCGGTGAATCTGGACGCGACCGGCGAGTACGTCGAGTTCACCACCCGCGCCTCGACCAACACCCTGGTGACCCGCTTCTCCATCCCGGACGCGGCGGGCGGCGGCGGCATCAACTCCACCATCAACGTCTACGTCGACGGAGCCTTCAAGAAGGCGATGCCGCTGACCTCCAAGTACGCCTGGCTGTACGGGGCGGAGGCCTCTCCCGGCAACTCCCCGTCCGCGGGCGGACCGCGGCACATCTACGACGAGGCCAACATCTTCCTCGACGAGACGGTGCCCGCGGGCAGCAAGATCCGGCTGCAGAAGGACGCCGCCAACACCTCCACCTACGCGATCGACTTCATCAACACGGAGCAGGTCGCCGCGGTGCCCAACCCGGACCCGGCCCGCTACGTGGTCCCGGCCGGCTTCACCCACCAGGCCGTGCAGAACGCCCTGGACCAGGCGCGCATGAACACCGCGTACGAGGGTGTCTACCTGCCGCCGGGCACCTACGAGACCAGCAGCAAGTTCCAGGTCTACGGCAAGGCCGTCAAGGTGATCGGCGCCGGGCCCTGGTACACCAGGTTCCACGCCCCCGCCGCACAGGAGAACACCGACGTGGGCTTCCGCGCCGACAACACCGCGCAAGGCTCGGTGTTCCAGGGCTTCGCTTACTTCGGCAACTACACCTCGCGCATCGACGGACCGGGCAAGGTCTTCGACTTCGCGAACGTCGCGAACATCACGATCGACAACATCTGGAACGAGCACATGGTCTGCCTCTACTGGGGCGCCAACAGCGACCGGATCACCATCGAGAACTCCCGGATCCGGAACATGTTCGCCGACGGCGTCAACATGACCAACGGGTCGACGGACAACCACGTCACCAACAACGACGCCCGGGCCACCGGCGACGACAGCTTCGCGCTGTTCTCGGCGATCGACGCGGGCGGCGCCGACATGCTCAACAACGTCTACGAGAACCTCACCACCACCCTGACCTGGAGAGCGGCGGGTATCGCCGTCTACGGCGGCTACCGCAACACGTTCCGCAACATCCATATCGCGGACACGCTGGTCTACTCCGGCATCACGATCTCGTCGCTGGACTTCGGGTACCCGATGAACGGCTTCGGGACCGAGCCGACGACCTTCGAGAACATCTCCATCGTCCGGGCGGGCGGCCACTTCTGGGGCAACCAGACCTTCCCCGGCATCTGGCTGTTCTCCGCCTCGAAGGTGTTCCAGGGCATCCGGGTGAGCAACGTCGACATCGTCGATCCCACCTACAGCGGGATCATGTTCCAGACGAACTACGTCGGCGGCCAGCCGCAGTTCCCGATCAAGGACACCGTCCTCACGGACATCTCCATCACCGGCGCCCGCAAGAGCGGCGACGCCTACGACGCCAAGTCCGGCTTCGGTCTCTGGGCGAACGAGATGCCCGAGGCGGGCCAGGGCCCGGCGGTGGGTGAGGTCACCTTCAACGGCCTGACCATGAGCAACAACGCGGTGGACATCCGCAACACCACGTCCACGTTCAGGATCATCAACAACCCCTAG